The DNA window ATTCCCTGTACACCTCTAAAATCCTGGGAAGGATCAATAAGATGAGCAACAAGACAGCAGTTCTGTTACTGTGGTGatataggaaaaaattaaattagcttTTAATGAACTGTATAAAAGTGTCAAGGGCCAGGCCAACTCACATCATTCTACCTGCCCTCAGAGTGGTACTAAATAACAGATTTTTGGAGCCACTCTGATGGGATGAGCAGCTTGGTATGAGGGCAGGCTAAGAATGCATTGATGTActttatcatttaaaaaatatatatattttcttaaaatgttgGCACATAAAGAATGGTGTCCAggattaaaatgcaatttatggggttttgtttgtgtaaaGGAAAATGCAATCTTTGCTTTGTTCACACTTACttgtattttattgaaatacTGTCCTGCTTCAAAGGGGACAACGTTGTAGGTGGAGATTCCAATTATTGGTTTGTCAGTCGGattttttgctttataaaatGCCAGTGCAGTCTCTCCTGGTACCACCTGTGTAACATAATTCTACAgtgattttctttgcttttaaaccCACTGCAGCCCTCCACCCCTCAAACCAAGTTCTTTAGGCTTTATctacaattttctcttttgctgtttCAAATTGGttatttcacaaatatttttgattaCGTGCCATTCACCCATATGCAAAACTAAAAGCTTCAATACTGTTCCATGTGTTTATAACCTCACCCATTTTGCCTGTGTCTTCTATTATCCGCAGCAATTCaacagcacacagagcttttTTAATAAGCAGATTTAGATACGGTGTGCATTTAATTTCTGAGGTTATTCTTTCAGTACTAGACTCAGAAACTATTAAGAAGCATGATTCCTTATTTTGAGAActaatttgaaacagaaaagttaatttgtgattttttaaatattgaaaaaaaagttcCCCTAGGAACTTTTATAGTTATATATCCTATAGTTATAGGAACTATAGGATACAGCAATAGGAGAAACAGTACAGGTTTAGATATACTGTTatactttatatatttttaagtatttataTACACTTTTGCAGTGTATGTGGTGTATATACCATGAAGTGCATACTTATAATTTCAATAACTTTTGATAGCTTAATGGGGTGGCAGACAGGCAACTACACACAGTGTCCTGCAAAAAGGACATTGCCATGTTGGAGCATGTCCAGCAGAAGGGCAGCAAAGCTGGTGGAAGTTCTAGAAAACATTTCTGGGGTTGTTGAGTCAAGAGGAGGCTCAAGGGGAACGTGACTGCGGTCTAGAACTACTGCCAGGGAGGTGGGGATCGGGCCCTTCTGCCCTGCTGGCACGAAGAGGAAACGGCGCGGGATTAGACAGGGGAGATCCCCGTGAGACActggaaacattttctgctgttgGAAAGGGCTGCGCAGGGACGTGCTGGAGCCCCGTGCccggagctgctggagctccatGCCCGCAGTGCTGGAGCCCCGTGCCCGCAGTGCTGGAGCCCCATGCccggagctgctggagccccgTGCCCGCAGTTGCTGCAGCGGCTCGGGCCCGCTCGCAGGCCCGGTGCTCGCTGCATGCCCGGGGCTGACGGCTCCGGCCTGCCCGGCTGCGGCGGGGGAAAGGCACAGTGACTCACGTAGATCTCGCTCTGCTGCGGTTTGAAGTTCCACTGGATGCTGGCGTGCGTGTCGGCGTTGAACGTGACCCTGATGAGCCGGTCCCGCACAGGCTCCATGCGCTCGATCCgctccgcgccgccgcccgcggccGTGGTCCCGCCGAGCCCCGTGGCCTGTCAGGGAAGGGCGGTGAGGGATCCGCGCCCCGTGGCCTGTCAGGGAAGGGCGGTGAGGGCTCCGCACCCGCGGCCTGTCAGGGAAGGGCGGTGAGAGCCCCGCGCCCCGTGGCCTGTCAGGGAAGGGCGGTGAGGGCTCCGCGCCCGCGGCCCCGGCGCCGCCCGCGGGCCCCCCGTACCTGGCAGTAGAGGCGGTACAGCGGCACGGCCGCGTACGACAGTCCCACCATGCCCACGGCCGCCGCCGCGATGTAGCCCACGGCAGAGCGGTTCCGGCGCCGccactcctcctcctgctgccggGTGAAGGGGTTGGAGCCCCGCACGCCGCGGGTCCCGCAGGGCCCGGGCCGGGACAAGGCCCCGAGCCGCAGCCCGCGGGCACAGCGCGCCCAGCCCCGCCCGCACAGCGCCATGGCCGCTCGCGGGGACTCCGGGGACAGGCCGCGGGCAAcggggaggagcgggggagGAACTGGGCGGGATGGAGGAGGAACTGTGCAGGAACGGGGCGGGAGTGGAGGACGGGCTGTAAGCGGACGAGGGCGGGCCGCGCCGCCATCGCCTCCTTGCCCGCCGCGCCCCCTCAGCGGGCGGGGAGCGCGGGGATCCCGCCGGGGGTGTCCCCGGTGTCTCGGCAGCGGCACGGCTCGGGCACAGCCTGGGTACGAGGTaatgcagcagccccagcccgcCCGGGCTGTGCTGGACGGGAGCGGGGTCACCGGGAGGGGTGGCGGTCCCGCGGGCACACGGCACCGGCGGGCCCGGTACCGAGGGATGTCCTGGCCCCGCAGGTACCCGGTTATCCCGGTTATCCTGCTTGTCCTGGTTATCCCTCAGGTTCCGCCAGGCTGCTCCGGGGGGTCCTTCGGAGGCCTGCAGTTTCTCCCCTTTTGTGGACATTTGACACCGGtagttttgttgctttgtttcacGTTATTTTCATTTCTAGGGGGTTGGTTTTGTTCAGTCCCAGGTTCACTGCGAAGGTAGCGAGCGCAGTTAGTGAGCAGCAGTAACCTGAGCACGGAGAAGTCAGGCAGCTTCACAAACAATAGTTTTCCACGCTGCTGGTGCCATGCACTGTAATAAAGTTTGCTGTAGCAATACTTAAATTTACTGCTTTAGAGCTGTGCCTCTCTTCTGTGGTGGTTCCAGTGAGGTGGATCACACAAGGactggcagctcctggtgctgcttcATTTTCCGTGTTCAATAAGAGAATGATAAAGGTTCAGTGTAACCATACTGTGGCATTTCCACTATGTTCAGGTTACTCTTTTTTTGGTCCTTTAGTGagcaaaacctgaaaatgtTTATTGTAGGAACATTCGTGTTATTCCAGAGTGGATTTAACATCTTTTTCACACAAGAAATACCGACACACAGGAATTGATAATTGATATGGTTTTGTGGAGGCTGACAGTGCACCTGGGGATTCTGCTGGACCAGGGTCTGTGGTGTGACACTGGTGCCCCTTTGCCTGTGTGTTGGGAGAGTTCCTTGTCCCTCTTGCCTTGGAAATAATTCCTCTTCTGGGTTGTGGCATGTGAGGTGCACCTCACAAGGTCAGGAAGATCTGCTACTACTGATACAAACATTTTTTGCATTAATGCTTTTGTAGCAGTTTCTGAAATTATTGTAGTTCAATGTATCCAGGGCTGTGTTTCCTGTCAACCTGTTGTATGTAGTAATAAGaataaaatgtgaatttctggGAGTTTTTGCTACATTAGTGGTTTGTAAGCcccttttgtgtgttttgacCTATTCTTTGTACTTCACATGCCAAGTTCAGAGACACTAAATACCAGAGAGTAAGTTGGAAAAACATGAGAAGACAAGACACACAAAACACCATTCCCTTTCCAAGAAActttcaatggaaaaaaaaaaaaaagagattgtcTTTACCTTCAGCAGTTATGTTACATCATCCTAGAACTGtaatctgctttttctttatttagaaGATTTAAGTCACAAGGAATTCAGGTTTACCCTAATTCCTACCTTAGAAATTAAGAGGAAGTTCGGATGTGAAAAGTTTCAGTATTACTACAGCAAAGTCCAAGTTGTTAACTGTTTCCAGCAGTGATTTGTATCAATTTTGTGCTggagttgttttctttcaatttgATTTCAAGTAGTCAGTAATGAGTAAGATTGTTTCCAATGTCTGAAATAAACGTGGCCATGTGAATTTCAGAAAGTGGTTTCTCTTTTTATTGTTCATCAGTTTTGATCCATTGTAGCAGCCTGCTCTTCACGTGTCAGAATTCTTCATtttgaacttttattttaatagtgcTTCTAAGAAGATGTCCAGTGCAGATCCCATCACAAACACAGAGAAGGAGtaagtacttttttttccctagatgCAGAAATACAATTACTGGATTATAACACAAAAATTCTTGCAGTTTCATTGGTAGGATCTTGTCTTGATGAAGCCTTAAAGGAAAGTAACTTCGATATTGAAGCTGTTTGCAGTAATGTTGTAGAAAAACTGACCCCAATACCAGTGAATTTACACATTTAGGGAGGAAATGTCGCTTAACCTTTTAAGTGAATCAGCATTTGGTTAGAACTAGTTTTGTAGAGATAAAACCCTGCATAGAGATTTCTTAATTTAATGCTTCTGAActctgaaaacatatttttatatagtaGATCACTTTGTACATCTGGGGTACCTGCAGTAGCATGGCTGAAGGTTTTGTATTACAGTGCATTACTTTTTCAGAATACTCTGTCTCTCTacctttaatattttatatgtagTACTTAGGAACATCATATTTTTACTAATGCCATGGgatataaataattatattaattctATAAAATATAATCTTAAGAGTTGGGTCAGATTCTAAATGTCAAACATGGATTCAGTCATAATTGAAAAGTGTAACTCCATACCCTTTCCAAAGTGCCAAATAACCATGCCAATGCTGTCATCAAAACCAGAATTAAAaccaggcacaggcagctcttgCTGGACTTACCATGTTTGTTGTACTTGTGCAACAGAATCCAGCAAAGAGTATTCAgaagaataataaaacaatttaacaTAGATTTAGAATTATGCCACCTCATAAATGATtgctttggaaagcaaaaccacaaaacattaaaaaagctAACTTGCTTTTTACTGGGACCTGAAAAAGCCAAAATTCTGCTTGTCTGATGGAAATTCAGGGTGTGATCACAACAATACATCTTTCAGACAGCTGTGGCTTGCTAGAGTCATGTGAAAGATGAGTATTTACATGAGTATTCCTCTCTGCTGGATTCCAAAGGCAGTTTTTCACATTAGAGATGAACAGGAAAGGCACCTAAAACTGCACTTCAGCTGCAGGCTGATGGCAGACTGTCATTttctgtacttttattttttataggaGATGGCATCAATGCTTCTAAGAATGGACCTGGTTCTATGTTAGCTGAAGTTTACCTAAACTTTAAATCATACCTTTCTTCCCTATGCAGGGGTTAGCCTCAAACCCTTCATGCTTCTCCATAATTACAATGTTGCCCAAGCATTTTCAGGCTTAACAGTTGCCCTATAATGAcatatgttttcttttaatctttatAACCTAATCAGTAGAATGTACTTTGGATGATGAGTGGGTTTGGATGGCTCACACTGAGTGCTCATCCGTGTTATGTGATACAGCATTCCTTTGCATGTAGTccttaaaatgtgaatttaagGTTAGTGAAGCTGGAAGGCTACAGTTGCGTAATGAATTTGTATGGGATTTTTTGTAACAGGGCTTTGGTTTCTTTGTAACAGAAAAGATCTTTTGAATCGAACTTCCAAAGATTCTGCAGATCTTTTTGTCATCTGCTAAATTATCCTGTAATCTATCTCAGCTGGAAAGCACTGCAAAACTTTCCTTGGGAAAGGCAATTGTAATTGTAAATGTGGCCAGAATGGAATCGTTTTCCAGCTGTTTGGAAAAGAAGCCTACTTaacaacaaatgaaaatttagtCTTACTTATTCATACTAAATTTAATGGAGTTTTGAGATACAATTTTCCTAGATCTTTCTGGaagtaaaaagtattttatgttCCTCTGAGTACGTTCTTGAAAGGCAGAAGACTGGCAAGAGAAGCAATGATGGTGTCATTCATTcaaagcagcacagaggcagaagCCTTGGGGGTGGGTTCAGGAAGCTGAATAAAGCAGAGTTTACTTTGAAGAAAGGGAGGAGGAGCAATTTTCTGAACAAGTGATGTATTACTTGTAATAACTCTAATAAAATGAGAGCAATAAACCTAATACTACTTTATATCTGCTTAAATTGTTCAGAAGTTTGTCATGTCTGGTTTAATAAAAATGACTTCTTACTTTTTAGCAAGGAAATTGCAGAGCCTTGAGCTGTGTGTTAATTGGGGGTTTTCTATAGCAGAAAATGTGACACTGGTTGGTCTGAGTGATGTATTTTGGCAAATGCTTCTGATATTGATACCACAAATCGAATGCCACTGGTGTTAAGAACAGAGGTCATTTTGTTGGTGAAACTCTATTAGTATTTTATCTTCTGTAACCTTGCCTAGAGCAAATCTAATTGATATGAGGCTTAAAACACCAATGGTTTTTCTGTAATGCTGGTAACACCAGCAGAGTGAGCTGACTgagaaaaggcagcaaatgAGCAAATTTTCATCTCTGAATGGATGCAATCACTGTGCCTGTGGGGCTTTTCAcaatttgggatctgggaatgctgcttTATGTTCCCATTTCCATCTCTGATCTGCTCCTTAATCTGTGGTGGGTCACTGTGTGTGCATTGCAGGCTCACAGGACTGACCACTCTCTGAACACTGTTCAGCACGTTGTCTCTCAACAAAGGTATCCTTTCCCCAGAAGGATTATCTGCTAATGAAACCACAGTCACTGCAgctttaataaagaaaaaaggtgcTTGAGATAAGCATTTGCATTCCTGGCATAGCTGAGCCCTCCTGCTGCACCTCCAGACCTGACAGATGCCGTCTGATCACAGGGTTGCTCCTGGCTAGAGAGGATTTACCTTTCTACTTAAAGCCCTCAGTGAGCACAGGATAGTTGGCTTTCATTTCAAGCTGCAGCCTTGTTATGATctttggagagagggggagtAGTAGGGGCACTTCTGAGGCAAGCCTGGAAGGAAATGTTCATTTACCAAGCTGGTGTTGATGCTCAGAACTTCTGTCTGCAAGAGCCAGTCTCCTATCACAGGGTCTGACCTCTGGAACAGGGGGGACACTTTTGACTTCTTCAACTAAATAATTCTCAGTGTAATGACACAAAATTGGCAGTTTCATTTCCTTGCACAGAAAAGCACGTCAGCTTCAATTTCCAGAGAAAATATATAACCCAGGTTTGGTGTTGACTTTTGACTCCTGTGTCTTGAAAGTCTAAAAACCAAATTAGATCATGGCACAAGCCAGTACTGTGATTGAGAATGAAAATAGCATAATAGTATTCATTTCATTAATGCTTTCAGTCTGCTTTGTTGGCTTTCCCTTTTGTGTGGCTGTGCATAATCCAGTCTGCTAGGAAGATTGCTTTAGAAAGGTCATGAGTTACTGCTTTTTGACCTTGTTTGCAGGGAGcatgtaaataaattattagaaGAACAGGAGGAAATAAGTTTCTTTTAATCATCACATTTGTCTTTGGCTGCTGGATCTAGCTTGCTTAATCACAGTGTAGtaaattttctcctttgcatGTATCAGTCTGTAAAGTTGTTCTCAATGGCCAttccagagagagaaaaagtcAGCATTACCTCTCTAGGTGAATTAGTGCATGTGACGCAGAGGCTTTCAGAGAAGATTAAGTGGGCAGAGACGCTCGGCTGGAGctctgtgtttgggttttttcgtTGGGAGCAGAAATCATCCTGCTCATAACCTTTATCTGGGTGAACTGGAAACCTTCAGTGTGTTTTGGTTGTGTTGtccttgtttttcctgctgtgctgaaggATGTCCTTGCTTTCTCCAGGGGCTGAAGATGAACCAGAGCGTTTTGATGGGCTCTCTCTCTTATACTGGTATGCTGAACCATTCGGTTCTGAGGGCATTGCTCTAGTCTGTAATTGGGCAAAATACAggaaagataatttaaaagctgtgggcattttcagcttcttttcatCAACAGCCAGAGTTTATAATTTAGATTTTTGTGTGTCAAGTAATATGTGTTTTGTGAGCAAAGTGTGTTATTCTCCCATTGATAAACATaggtaaatattttgtttgtgcACATAAATGACTAATAATTGGTCAGGAATAGAGATCAGAAGAATATCTGGAGCTGTATGTTCTGATAAGtactaaaagaaataaaaaccaaagttGTTGAACTTCCTTGTGTATGCTGCTAAAAAGTAATAGAAGCAGATACATTTTAATTGCCCTGCTGGAGCATCTACACAAAATGTTGCACACTTAGTCTGTTAGCATTCAGCTGGAGTGTTTAGTATTTTTTAGTGTAAGAAGTTACAGTTTTGGTGAGTTTTGGTTGTTTATTTCATCTCTTGCCTCACATCTTCTCTATGTGCCAAAACCTTGCTTACAAGTATTGCCTGACCTCAAAAAATGAGTAACAACATCTGATTATTTAATTTCCATCTTTTTCTGCACAGAAcattcaattattttttgttactaCTGCAAACTGATTTAGGAGCCTGTTTCCTTATGTATGCAGTTAAGCATGTTTCTAATGCTCtgggagaaatattttaacatttcatgAATATTAGAAGTGatgatataaaataaatgttggATGAGTGCTGAATCCAACGAATTGAAATTGTTAAAGCTCTGTTTTTTATTAGAACTATGGCAAGTAGTTTGACTTGCAGATCTAAGTtatatggggggaaaaaaaaccctaacactGAAAGTCAACTGGATATGATATGTTTAATGAATTTGGGGCATTTGAAAATCTTTGTCTTTACTTTTATGTGATAATTTTAAACTGCTTAGTCTTTGGAACATAAACAGACCTGAGTACCTTGTAAAAGTTGTCTGTCCAAAGTGTCAGTTCTTTCTAATTGTAGGTGGCAGCATCACAGTTCCAGTGTTACAGAAATACCTTATTCCTCTCCACTGTGCATTATTAGTTGTGTGTTCTCTGTATCCTCTTTGTCACAATCCACTTCAGTTTCATTAAGATCTCTCTTCTGAAAGTATTGCTGGttacttttgaaaatgtagATCCTTTCCTATTGTCCTGTTCTTAGAGTTGATATCTCATGATTGTTTTATTGGGTAGTATATAAAGAGGTTCTACAATTTCTGGTGAACTCTGAACTTCAGACTTGAAGTCTGAGATTTGATCTTTCCAGATTTCACAAAAGTAAAACCTCTGTGTTGGTTTGTGCAAAGTTGAAGTGActtttgttcttgctttttaattttaacaaaaataaac is part of the Catharus ustulatus isolate bCatUst1 chromosome 20, bCatUst1.pri.v2, whole genome shotgun sequence genome and encodes:
- the LOC117005445 gene encoding cytochrome c oxidase assembly protein COX11, mitochondrial, with the translated sequence MSTKGEKLQASEGPPGAAWRNLRDNQDKQDNRDNRVPAGPGHPSVPGPPVPCARGTATPPVPPPSRPVPPPLLPVARGLSPESPRAAMALCGRGWARCARGLRLGALSRPGPCGTRGVRGSNPFTRQQEEEWRRRNRSAVGYIAAAAVGMVGLSYAAVPLYRLYCQATGLGGTTAAGGGAERIERMEPVRDRLIRVTFNADTHASIQWNFKPQQSEIYVVPGETALAFYKAKNPTDKPIIGISTYNVVPFEAGQYFNKIQCFCFEEQRLNPQEEVDMPVFFYIDPEFAEDPKMAKVDLITLSYTFFEAKEGQKLPLPGYQ